One window of the Rhodothermales bacterium genome contains the following:
- a CDS encoding phosphoenolpyruvate carboxylase gives MRTSRHDLLDAFEERVALQYELYNSLFLTLPFETIRKTGALLPLLARACEEGMAHGRPPADILEGFRAEHASDASDAEFRDMLFRFVQYVERQVVLFDALEEAAFEHVHDLDGDGSIGQLLDRAAWSDETATVRERLADMRLRVVLTAHPTQFYPDTVLGIITDLEAAIRASNAKRVGTLLMQLGRTPFMRKEKPTPLDEAEGLIWYLEHVFFHAVPDVVSRVADQAGLDRPDEHLPELIRVGFWPGGDRDGNPFVTSETTLRVAARLREAILGAYLSETEQLRRRITFRGVSEDVQRVEARLREALTGTAGAGNGANIGAEDFRDALRAIRDRLHAEHDGLFAELVTDVLIRVACFGFHFAAMDVRQDAGIHAELLEALDRGDAPPSDVHADVLPTLEAIRDIQRRNGEVALNRYVISHATSAADVTNVLELAHRSGWVDPVALDVIPLFETVPDLVAAPEVMRALLSDETYRAHVRQRGDRQTVMLGFSDGTKDGGFLAANWSIFKAKEAITAAVADFGVTVAFFDGRGGPPARGGGKTHAYYAAMGDRVAGDDIQLTIQGQTITSNFGTVQAAAYNLEQLLTAGLGRGIGRGSTLSDAQRTLLDTLARESLDAYRTLKEDPLFLDYMEALGPLSHYGDTNIGSRPARRGRSAKLTLSDLRAIPFVGTWHQMKQNVPGYFGFGAALARHDLGELRELHASSALFRALVENSMMALSKSCFPLTAQWGDHPEYGRLWHAIHEEYERTRSLLCAVAGQDDLLVAQPVGRRSIALRETIVLPLLVIQQVALNEARADATDAAEAWSALVTRTMYGIINAGRNSA, from the coding sequence ATGCGAACCTCCCGACACGACCTGCTGGACGCCTTCGAGGAGCGGGTCGCCCTGCAATACGAGCTCTACAACAGCCTCTTCCTGACCCTTCCATTCGAAACCATCCGGAAGACCGGCGCGCTGCTGCCGCTGCTGGCGCGGGCCTGCGAGGAGGGCATGGCACACGGACGCCCACCTGCGGACATCCTGGAGGGCTTCCGTGCGGAGCATGCATCCGATGCATCCGATGCCGAATTCCGGGACATGCTGTTCCGCTTCGTGCAGTACGTGGAGCGCCAGGTGGTGCTGTTCGATGCGTTGGAAGAAGCGGCCTTCGAGCACGTCCATGACCTGGATGGCGACGGATCCATCGGGCAACTGCTGGACCGGGCCGCGTGGTCCGACGAGACGGCGACCGTCCGTGAACGGTTGGCCGACATGCGCTTGCGGGTGGTGCTGACGGCGCATCCCACCCAATTCTACCCGGACACCGTGCTCGGTATAATCACCGACCTTGAGGCGGCCATCCGCGCATCGAATGCGAAACGCGTCGGTACGCTGCTCATGCAGCTCGGGCGGACGCCGTTCATGCGCAAGGAAAAACCCACGCCGCTGGACGAGGCCGAAGGCCTCATCTGGTACCTGGAGCACGTGTTCTTCCATGCCGTTCCGGACGTGGTGTCCCGCGTGGCCGACCAAGCCGGGCTGGACCGCCCTGACGAACACCTGCCGGAGCTCATCCGGGTCGGATTCTGGCCCGGAGGGGACCGCGACGGCAATCCGTTCGTGACATCGGAGACCACGCTGCGCGTGGCAGCCCGCCTGCGGGAGGCCATCCTGGGAGCCTACCTGAGCGAAACCGAACAGCTGCGGCGGCGGATAACGTTTCGTGGCGTAAGCGAGGACGTGCAGCGGGTGGAGGCCCGGTTGCGGGAGGCCCTCACCGGTACAGCCGGAGCCGGAAACGGGGCGAATATCGGTGCGGAGGACTTCCGGGATGCCCTGCGCGCCATCCGCGATCGCCTCCACGCCGAGCACGACGGCCTGTTCGCCGAACTCGTGACCGACGTATTGATCCGTGTGGCCTGTTTCGGATTCCATTTCGCGGCCATGGACGTCCGTCAGGATGCCGGCATCCATGCCGAATTGTTGGAGGCATTGGACAGGGGGGATGCGCCGCCGTCCGATGTGCACGCCGACGTGCTGCCGACACTCGAGGCCATCCGGGACATCCAACGGCGGAACGGGGAGGTGGCGCTCAACCGATACGTCATCTCGCATGCGACGTCGGCCGCGGACGTCACGAACGTCCTGGAGCTGGCCCACCGGAGCGGCTGGGTGGATCCGGTCGCGCTGGACGTGATTCCGCTCTTCGAGACCGTTCCGGACCTCGTGGCGGCGCCCGAGGTCATGCGTGCCCTGTTGTCCGACGAAACGTACCGGGCGCACGTCCGGCAGCGGGGCGACCGGCAAACGGTCATGCTCGGGTTCTCCGACGGTACCAAGGACGGCGGATTCCTGGCGGCGAACTGGTCCATTTTCAAGGCCAAGGAGGCCATTACGGCGGCTGTGGCCGACTTCGGCGTCACGGTAGCCTTCTTTGACGGTCGCGGCGGACCGCCGGCTCGGGGCGGGGGGAAAACGCACGCCTATTATGCCGCCATGGGGGACCGGGTGGCTGGCGATGATATCCAGTTGACCATCCAGGGGCAGACCATTACCTCGAACTTCGGCACCGTGCAGGCGGCGGCCTACAATCTGGAGCAACTGCTGACGGCGGGACTGGGCCGCGGGATTGGACGGGGCAGCACGCTGTCCGACGCGCAGCGGACCCTTTTGGATACGCTGGCCCGGGAAAGCCTGGATGCGTACCGGACACTCAAGGAGGACCCGCTCTTCCTGGACTACATGGAGGCGCTCGGGCCACTGTCCCACTATGGCGATACGAACATCGGCAGCCGTCCGGCCCGGCGCGGACGCTCGGCCAAACTCACCTTGTCCGATCTGCGGGCCATCCCGTTCGTCGGCACGTGGCATCAGATGAAGCAGAACGTCCCCGGGTATTTCGGATTCGGGGCCGCCCTGGCCCGGCATGACCTCGGCGAACTCCGGGAGTTGCACGCATCGAGTGCCTTGTTCCGGGCGCTCGTGGAGAACAGCATGATGGCACTCTCCAAGTCGTGCTTTCCGCTCACGGCCCAGTGGGGGGATCACCCGGAGTACGGACGCCTGTGGCACGCCATCCACGAGGAATACGAGCGGACCCGGAGCCTGCTCTGCGCGGTCGCGGGGCAGGATGACCTGCTGGTGGCCCAACCCGTCGGGCGTCGGTCCATCGCGCTGCGGGAGACCATCGTGTTGCCGCTCCTGGTCATCCAGCAGGTAGCGTTGAATGAGGCCCGGGCAGACGCCACGGACGCGGCAGAAGCCTGGAGCGCGTTGGTCACCCGCACCATGTACGGCATCATAAACGCCGGGCGGAATTCCGCCTGA